CATGCATTGTTCTGTGGCTGGTTGCGTTACTCGGAATGTTGCACAGTGCGCCCACCCGCTAATTCCGCTCACTCGCCGTTGCATTGTTGCACTCATTGTTTGTTCTCTGTGGCTTACTGTGTGTGCTCAAGTTGGCTGCAAGTTATTCAgaactttttttgcttttgtggaTTTGCTGTTTGTTTTTATCTTGCATTTCGTAAAATTATAATCTTTATTGGTGAATTTTcgacacacacgcatacaaacataAGAAGACAACTTGTTGCTTGTGTTTGACTTTGTCTGCAGCTCTATTAAAacgaattaatattattaaacattacTCGGCTCTTGTCTGTCAGTTCAAGGTTTACATCTCTTGCGATCTAAGTGAATATAATTGAGCTCAATGTTGGATAACTTCAAGGCGTAAACGACGACAGGACGGTCAAAAGTTTAGCAATCGTCTCTAGATTCATTGGGTACCGAACGATTAACTCAGGAACCATCGAGTCAGAAGCTTTCGAAGCTCGAGATTGGTCTGTtccaagaaaatatataatactgaTTAACCGTCACTACTTTAATGACTCCAAACCTGATGATATATTCTCGAATCCGCTGTCTTATATTGTACCCTTATAAATAAAGATTTCACCTCAATTCACACAGTCGCAGTTATCTTAAAATACTCCCCAATGATGCTTTACGATTTATAAAACTTTTGGAATATCCTCTCATCtactattctaaataaatatttatttatataccaacatcatttctttctaaactccATATAAAGCAAATCATGCTACTTTCGTGGTAATCTCTTCGTCTATTTCTTGCTTGTGTACCAATTTACTGATTTGTTTCCACCCTCTCTTTCTTGCAGGCTCATGTGGTCGCCGCCTTCGAGCAGTCACTCTCTAACATGACGTCACGCCTGCAGCATCTGACCGCGACGGCCGAGCGCAAGGATGGTGAGCTCACCGACATGCGGCAAACAATCGAGTTGTTGCGCAAACAGTCCATACAGGCGGGTCTTACTTCGGCGCATATGCAGAGTATGGGCGTGCAGACTCAACAGCatgaacaacagcagcaacaactcgGCCGCACCGCCATCACCCAGCAGCCGATGTCGAATCAAAATGGCGGTGTAAATGGCACTGCCTCATCGACACCATCATCCACTGCAACCGGTGTTATGCAACGCCACCACAGCTCCGATTCGATGTGCTCGTTAAATTCGATTAGTTCCGGCTGTTCGGCACAGGAtaagaaacaaaagaaaaaggGTTGGCTACGCAGCTCCTTCACCAAAGCATTCTCACGCAATGCCAAAATATCAAAGACTAGTCGACATGCCGGTCATCATCATGTCGGCGCAGCTGGCAGCGCTGCAAACAATGTTGGTGGTCAGGTAATGCATGGCATGCATGGCGACAGCAGCCACGTTTACAATAAAGTTAATGGTCATAGTCACGCTGACGCCGTAGTTGGTTTGGCCGCTTTAGCAACACAACCGGCACCGCCACTGCCTGCAGTCAATGCGTCGCCGACAAAAGGTAGTCCGGCGAAGACCGTAACACTGATAGATAATGCGAAACCGATCGACGCAATCGACCACGAGGATCATCAGGTCGTAGAAGATCTGAAGAAGCAATTACGCGAGAAGGACTTAGTGTTGACTGATATTCGCTTAGAGGCGCTCAGTTCGGCATCACAATTGGAGAGTCTCAAGGAGACGGTGAATAAAATGCGCGCTGAGATGATGTCGCTGAAGCAGAATAATGAACGTCTGCAAAAGCTAGTAACTAGCCGTTCACTGGCGGGCTCAGAGGCTTCGTTGGGTAATAATGCCATTAGTCCGAGCGGTTCTATCGGTGAGTCACGACGTTACTCGCTAGCTGATGGCAATACGCGACCGCCAATGGAATTGCCAAAGCGTCTGGAAGAGGAAGTTGAAGAGGAGAACATACCACCGGCACCAGCACCTgaaccaccaccgccgccactaAGTCCCTCCACACATATCGATCTGACACCACCGCCACCTGCACTCGACACAATGCCCAGCCCAGCGCATATTGCAACCGCTGCGGTTGAGGAGCTGCCCGATGTGACTGATGGCAAAAAGATCGCAATCGCTTGTTATCTGGGACAGCCAGAGTCATTTGTTAAATACTGCGAAGAGATGCTCGAGGCAGATGAATTCTATGCGAATGGCGTGGATGCGGATGGTATCAATGAGCGCAAATCATTTCCCACGGCCAGTTTGAATGAATTTATCGTTGCCTATACATACATCTCGGGTAAGACCACCTGGCAGAATTTGGACTATATTGTGCGCAAGACTTTCAAGGATTACGTGTCGCGCATCGATCCCGGCACCAATTTGGGTTTGAATACTGACTCAATTACATCCTATCATTTGGGTGAGGCGAAGCGCGGTCCCGAAATGGGCTTTCCTGAATTGCTGCCTTGCGGTTATATCATCGGCAATGTACGCACGCTGTATATCTGTCTGCAAGGTGTGGGTAGTCTAGCCTTCGACAGCTTGATACCGCGCAGCATTGTGCATCGCTACATTAGCTTGCTCACCGAACATCGACGTTTGATCCTGTGCGGTCCCAGTGGCACCGGTAAATCCTATTTGGCGCGCAGGTTAGCGGAGTTCCTCGTAGCACGCACCGGACGCGGCAATCCCTCCGAAGCGATTGCAACATTCAAGTAAGTTGGGACTTGAGCCCGTATGTGAGTATACACTTCATATATTAATTTGTCTTTTTTCTTCACAGCGTCGATCATAAGTCCTCAAAGGAGCTGCGACAATATTTGGGCCATATAGCCGAACAAGCAGCCATTGCGAATGGCGCTTCCGAACTGCCATCTGTGATCATACTGGATAATCTACATCACGCATCCGCTTTGGGCGATGTCTTTTCCTGCTTGCTGAGCGCCGGTCCTGCCGGAAAGTTGCCCTGCATAATTGGCACCATGTCTCAGGCCACATGCAATACCACCAATCTGCAATTACATCACAATTTCCGATGGGTAGGTATTTTTTGCCTTcagccataaaatatttttttataaaagttcctTAAACTCACGACTTTTCCATTTCTCTACACAGGTACTCACTGCCAACCACATGGAACCGGTGAAAGGTTTTCTCGGCCGCTTTCTGCGTCGCCGTCTATTCCAACTTGAACTCCAGACTGGCCACCCACAGCCCGAACTGTCCACTGTACTGGCTTGGTTGCCCAGCGTTTGGCAGCATATAAACCGTTTCTTGGAGGCACACAGCTCCAGTGATGTAACCATTGGTCCGCGTCTCTTCCTCGCCTGTCCATTGGACTTGAAGGACTCGCAGGTGTGGTTCACCGATATCTGGAACTATCACTTATCACCATATCTGGTCGAGGCTGTGCGCGAGGGCGTGCAATTGTATGGACGCCGTGGTGGCGCCTGGAATGATCCCTCTATTTTCATACGCAACTCATATCCATGGCCGTATGGACCCGATTCAGTGCCACCATTGCGTCAAATAAATGCTGAAGATGTTGGACTGGAGGGTGTGGCGGCCAGTAATGGCGATAACCCGGATCCACTGGTAAGTGAACGCATATTTATTCAGCActtataagtatataatattaacaaaacTTTTTTATCTATTCTTGCAGTTAAACATGCTCATGCGTCTACAAGAGGCTGCGAATTACTCCGAGAATCAAGAGCAGGAGTCTGATTGTGCGAGCTTAGACTCCAATGTGACACCCGACAGTTCGGCGGGCGCTGAGTAAACGCCAATTGCTGACTTGCTTAAGTTTCCTAGTAAGACAGTGGGCAGCGGCAGCGACAACGGACTTTGAGTCCATAGTAAAACCTAATCAAACACTAAATACCTACTTACCTaactatatatacaaacattatacatacatacatattcgctAAAAATCAAACATTCATATGCAtggctttgtatatttgtaagtatATTTATGTGCGTAATggatattttgtaaattatcaAGTTGAATGCGACTTTTGTTTAGGGAATGCAACACTGATTTTAAAGACTCAATTTTGATTTACATAACctcataaataatttgtgtgCGCGATGtgtaaattattgaataatgtaccaaaaaaaaataaaaaaataaataattgctagATATTGAGCTCAATTGAATTGTGAActagatttttgaaatttatttattttttttatttttttaattttattattattttatttttattttttttttttttaattaaaaaaatcataatttttttccaacattttttaatactCGAAAAGTGTTTCTCAACACAAAATACTCgattttacattacattttggcaaatattaaaaaaaaaaatgttatttattttttaatcaacagtaaatataaataaattattattatatattttaatttttttttattttttttcttgactgtacaaataaaatttcttgcACTACTTTCGGCACTCAATCGCACGATTCAAAGAAAGCAGTtacatttaagaaaattttatttgtcacgACCCGCAGGCAGcacaatgttttgaaaatatgcaGAAAGAGACTCCCTTTTAAAATTGAACTGAAAAATTGCACTTTTAAACGCACTtgttaaaaatgcaaattataaaCCCATATTAAAGCTGCCTAACTTTGATTTTGAGTgaagtttttgtgttttttatgattttatattaaactatTGCTATGcacagttattaaaattttaatgttgatTGATAAAGataaagtttgaaaatattgtgaaaagcggtaaactattttttattttataatatttttttttatattaataattattatttttatatttatttctatatttttttgatttttttaactaatttttttactcactggcaattacaattttataaaattgtaaaatgttttttttttttattttttttgcatttttattttttatttactcttgTTCACACTTTTTTGCCAAAACCAAGTactatattattgcataattacattaaaaatcatttgaacacataaaaacatataaatatgtatgtatgtatagcttaAAAGAAGCTAAAGAATATAGAAAAAGTCATTCCacaaaattcaatacaaaagcaGCGCATACTAAGTTCTACAGTAGTGCgcgaaaaaaaacaattgtgaagtCAAAtacaaatccaaaaaaatacaaaataacaaaaacaaaatcaaaattgcaaTACCTACACAAATCAGTGATTTACAACAACTCCtacgcatacatacagacattaatattatatagataAGCAACATGTAATCCAGAGAGTATGACAGAAAACTGAAAACtagctaaaatataaatgttaaatgtctattgattatatttacaaaaacaaaaatatgtaaagaaaATACTACTATGCAAGCATAAATTTAccgctacaaaaaaaaaaaagtcatGCAAACTACAACACATACCAAACTaactgtaattaaatatttagtatgtactaacaagaaatatgtatttgtaaatagttaaaataagCGTTAAGTTCcacgaaacgaaaaaaaaacaaaatgaatatgaaaatgaatattaGAATTCGTAAACCGCACGATTTCACTAAGCTAAATTTGGCGTAATGGAAATTGGTAGAGCGAAAAAGCAGCCATAAAACCATAAAGGTAATGAAATTGTTGACGAAAtgcataaaagcaacaaaaaagagaagaaaTGTCAAATATCTGTATTAAATGTAATAGCAGCAACAAATAATGTGTAAGTGTAACGAAAATAGTTGAAagctataaaaacaaaaaaacaagcatGTGCTAATAttgctgtatgtatgtaccatatatttaaaatttattgaatttgtcACTTTTTATACCCTACAAACCAAAATTATACCTAACTATATGAAATacattacacatacataaatacgtacATTAAAGCaactatatacaaattattttgcgATGCATAATATTGCTAAGTGGGGTGTGTagtgtcaagaagaagaagaagaagaagaagcatgcATTAACTAACTTTTGCTACtaattcattaaaaacataaataaatatatgaaagcaTTGAAACCTTAGTCCCTTTGACTATAGCGCAGGCATGCGTGCATATATAATAACGgtagatatttttaattaaagcaaattataaatttacaacaataattattattgaaaataaacataaaataattatgcgtattgtatttatttgaagttaaaataaataaataccttagctatgttaaaaaaatacacaaaaaaatgtttttatttaattacaaaagcaaacacaaagCACGAATCCTTAATTGCTTAAACAGATACGTAAATTTTTGACTATACAAATTGTTTACAAAGTGTatgataacaaataaaaattatattattaaagaaCTGCAAAACTGTATAGTTCACTTGACATTTAAGTCAGCAAAAGCGAGTGATTTCGAGcgcaaagaaacaaaaacaaaaacaacaaaaaacaaaacagcatTTCCTAATTTGTGCATTTAAGTAGATTTCGtgccatatttgttgaaaagaatTTTATTCA
This portion of the Zeugodacus cucurbitae isolate PBARC_wt_2022May chromosome 3, idZeuCucr1.2, whole genome shotgun sequence genome encodes:
- the LOC105212050 gene encoding protein sickie isoform X7 codes for the protein MDSNSGSGGGGGGGSGNTSANASPQHHTHAQHMQHHSAGVVGVHRSNSRNGRDNWTKMPEPLNGHNKGEKSEKSSPSRRSVGGSSGSSSKQGSPSGRTKGVPPSFGYVKRTNGSATATAEQQNIAMMGAAMMNAGAGGQSNGGGSPGGMCGGVGRTAHVSAVPRTATGAAGGRKVSGGTQTLPNDMTKLPPNTQHRSFSLTGPGATQLSQSIRERLATGSHSLPKPGTDLHLFQHRISNRPGKMIDGSLSDTQTYAEVKPEYSTYAMWLKHSNTAGSRLSEGDSLENMQIGSPAMTRHSHKMLQHRNAAAAVAAAAAAAAAQGNGMQQASVVAAAPGAGNESPYVQSPRLNRSNSISYLKERTYPRSTKSEKMYPSMLSRGPDVEIEPYYCLPVGTLAAQNGTLAAQMAAAAAAAMSQVTGQPTASAGGAPVAWSQPTSPTPISRGFGGTLSPTHPAGMSGMVGLVGAGPGSGNTNVSAHRLTYPKKNDEVHGSAASLLSGGSSLYGSAEERQANEIRRLKRELLDAREQVLSLSSQLSTNAHVVAAFEQSLSNMTSRLQHLTATAERKDGELTDMRQTIELLRKQSIQAGLTSAHMQSMGVQTQQHEQQQQQLGRTAITQQPMSNQNGGVNGTASSTPSSTATGVMQRHHSSDSMCSLNSISSGCSAQDKKQKKKGWLRSSFTKAFSRNAKISKTSRHAGHHHVGAAGSAANNVGGQVMHGMHGDSSHVYNKVNGHSHADAVVGLAALATQPAPPLPAVNASPTKGSPAKTVTLIDNAKPIDAIDHEDHQVVEDLKKQLREKDLVLTDIRLEALSSASQLESLKETVNKMRAEMMSLKQNNERLQKLVTSRSLAGSEASLGNNAISPSGSIGESRRYSLADGNTRPPMELPKRLEEEVEEENIPPAPAPEPPPPPLSPSTHIDLTPPPPALDTMPSPAHIATAAVEELPDVTDGKKIAIACYLGQPESFVKYCEEMLEADEFYANGVDADGINERKSFPTASLNEFIVAYTYISGKTTWQNLDYIVRKTFKDYVSRIDPGTNLGLNTDSITSYHLGEAKRGPEMGFPELLPCGYIIGNVRTLYICLQGVGSLAFDSLIPRSIVHRYISLLTEHRRLILCGPSGTGKSYLARRLAEFLVARTGRGNPSEAIATFNVDHKSSKELRQYLGHIAEQAAIANGASELPSVIILDNLHHASALGDVFSCLLSAGPAGKLPCIIGTMSQATCNTTNLQLHHNFRWVLTANHMEPVKGFLGRFLRRRLFQLELQTGHPQPELSTVLAWLPSVWQHINRFLEAHSSSDVTIGPRLFLACPLDLKDSQVWFTDIWNYHLSPYLVEAVREGVQLYGRRGGAWNDPSIFIRNSYPWPYGPDSVPPLRQINAEDVGLEGVAASNGDNPDPLLNMLMRLQEAANYSENQEQESDCASLDSNVTPDSSAGAE